ACCGAGGCTTGCGGCTAAATGAATATGATTTAAACAGAACGGCAGCTATTACCAACCTGCATATAGCGATGAGTTTGGCTGCTTAAAATTTAAACTATATGGTGCTCTAGGCTGTTGCAACGCACCACGCGCAAAGTGGGCTTAACGCCAATCGGGCAGGAGTTATTGGCGCGCGCTCCGGCCCTGCTCGACGAGCTGGACGATCTGCTCGGAAGCGTGTCTGAAGCGTCACAGGGGTTAACCGGGCAACTGCGAATTTCTGCGCCCGTCACCTTTGGCGAGATTTACATCACGGGTCTTATCAGCCGTTTTACGGCGTTGCATCCGGGAATTTGTGTTGATTTGCGCCTAACCGATTCATACGTTGATCTGGCGGCCGATGGTTTTGACCTCGCTTTTCGCATCGGAGAGCCGGAGGTGAACACACTCAAAGCGCGCAAATTGGGTGAAATTAACAGCTGTTTGGTTGCTTCACCCCACTACTTGGCGAATTACGGCACGCCGTTGGTGCCGGATGATCTGAGATCGCATTTGTGCATCGTCGATACCAATCGACGCGATTACAGCAAGTGGACGTTTTATCGTGGTGAAACCCCGATCACCTTTACGCCGCAACGCCATTTGCTAGTGAACAGCGCGCGCATCGCCAGAGATTGGGCGATGGATGGACGCGGAATTGCGTTGTGCCCAGATTTTGTATTGTACGAGGCGCTGCACCAAGGTCGGCTGGTTGAGCTGCTTGGCAATTATACGATGAAAACCCACCCCATTAGCGTGGTGTACCTCGCGGGGAATGTTGTGCCGAGAAAAGTACGCGCTTTGATTGATTTTGCCGTTGATGATTTTCAGCAAGTGAGATGAAGGTTAAAATTTTTAGGGAACGTTACCGAAACTAATCGCCAAAAGCTTGAGTGGTGCTGTAAATCTTCTTACACTGAAGAAAATCATGTTTGGAGAATTGAGATGAGCAGAGTATGGGTAACGGGTGATGCGGTGGTGGATTTGATCCCCGATGGTGAAGCGCACTACCTTAAATGTCCGGGTGGCGCGCCCGCCAATGTTGCGGTGGCAGTTGCTCGCCTAGGTGGAGATAGCGCATTTTTCGGCCGGGTCGGGAACGATCCCTTTGGGCGGTTTATGCAGCAAACACTTAGCGATGAAGCGGTGGACTGCCAGCATTTAACTCTAGATAGCGAAAAGCGCACCTCAACGGTGGTGGTCGATTTGGATGATAGCGGTGAGCGTAGCTTTACTTTTATGGTCAAGCCAAGCGCGGATCAATTTCTCCAACCCACTGACATCCCGGGGTTTAAATCGCGCGAGTGGCTGCACGTTTGCTCGATTGCCTTGGCCAACGAGCCCAGCCGTAGCAGCACCTTTGAAGCGATCGCGCGGATGAAACAGGCAGGCGGTTTTGTCAGTTTTGACCCAAACTTGCGCGAAGAAGTTTGGGCGCAACCACAGGAGCTGATCGAGGTGGTTATGCGTGCGGTTGCGCTGGCGGATGTGGTGAAGTTCTCCGAAGAAGAACTGATGCTGCTCACCCAAACGGCCTCGATTGAAGAAGGTTTGGCTGTATTGGAAAGCTATGTACTGCCGCTGGTGGTGATCACGCAAGGTGCCAAGGGGGCTTTAGTGGTGGCGGGCAAAACGCAGACGTTGGTGAGCGGAAAAGTGGTGACGCCGATTGATACGACCGGAGCGGGCGATGCGTTTGTCGGCGGCTTACTCTACCAGCTGTCTGCCGCGCAAGATTGGCGCTCGGCTG
This Vibrio navarrensis DNA region includes the following protein-coding sequences:
- a CDS encoding aminoimidazole riboside kinase, with protein sequence MSRVWVTGDAVVDLIPDGEAHYLKCPGGAPANVAVAVARLGGDSAFFGRVGNDPFGRFMQQTLSDEAVDCQHLTLDSEKRTSTVVVDLDDSGERSFTFMVKPSADQFLQPTDIPGFKSREWLHVCSIALANEPSRSSTFEAIARMKQAGGFVSFDPNLREEVWAQPQELIEVVMRAVALADVVKFSEEELMLLTQTASIEEGLAVLESYVLPLVVITQGAKGALVVAGKTQTLVSGKVVTPIDTTGAGDAFVGGLLYQLSAAQDWRSAEAITQAITWAHGCGALATTQKGAMTALPNQAALMAFLA
- a CDS encoding substrate binding domain-containing protein translates to MQRTTRKVGLTPIGQELLARAPALLDELDDLLGSVSEASQGLTGQLRISAPVTFGEIYITGLISRFTALHPGICVDLRLTDSYVDLAADGFDLAFRIGEPEVNTLKARKLGEINSCLVASPHYLANYGTPLVPDDLRSHLCIVDTNRRDYSKWTFYRGETPITFTPQRHLLVNSARIARDWAMDGRGIALCPDFVLYEALHQGRLVELLGNYTMKTHPISVVYLAGNVVPRKVRALIDFAVDDFQQVR